In Gossypium hirsutum isolate 1008001.06 chromosome A10, Gossypium_hirsutum_v2.1, whole genome shotgun sequence, the DNA window TAACTAATCTAATTGCTACAACTAACTATCGGTATCTTTAATAGTAAGTTTGTATACAAATCCTTAGTGTTGtgaaaaatgtttattaaaagtgattttaatttttttaatttttaatttaaatatttatgatattttagtaagaatataaaaacaatttattgtaactaattattattattttgatatataaaatataaattttaaatatttgtaagtaaataatattttaatacgATATTCTGTCGATTAAGTTTAAGAACAAACCTTGTTTTCTCTTGAATGGTGAGAGGTTTTTATCGATCATGAGATTTCGTTCTCCTTAATTAGGAGATTTTGTTCTCcaatctttcttttgtttttcttgttcttttagGTATTgctttgaatttgtttaatcaacTGATTGTGCCTTAGGATATATTTCGTGGTGTTTCAACGTAATAGAGGTTaggatttcttttattttgttttgattgtatttttgaaattgaatatgaTATTTCTGTTTAATTTTCCTAATGATCAGAGTTTATGATTTCTGTGTAGACCTTTCTACATTTTGATTTTGTATCTTTCTGTTTGTTGATATTCTATCTTGAGTGTTGTTGTGCAGAATTTGAGTTTTTTGGTCATTGTTGAGGTGTTTGGTGTTTAAGATGGCCAAGGAGGCTGAAGATCTTGAGATTAATCTAAAAGAATTTAAAGATTGAGAGAATTCGATCTCTAGATTTACTCAAATTGGTAGAAATTCTACAAATAAGCTTTCAAATCACATAggtgttttaaatattttgaggAATTAATTTGTGCCGAAGAGTGAAGTGCTTGTAATTAGGAGTTTAGAGGTTAATTTGTATATCATTTCTTTTAGATCTAGAGAATTGATGAAGAGAGATTTTGAGAATGACCCGTGGATTATTATGGGGCATTCTTTGATACTGAAAGAATGGATGCCTAGATTTGTTGTTGGAGAGATTGATTTTAGTAAGGTTATTTTTTGGGTTCAGGTACATAATGCTCTTTTATTAGTGATGATGATGGCTAATGTTATAGTGATCACTAATTCTTTAGAGAGAGTAGTGCATGTTGAGGATCCAGAGTATGTTGAAAGATTAAgaaggtttttatttatttacgtatTAGGTTGGGCTTGATGGTAGATAAGTCattaattgatagattttaagtttctAGGAGGGATAAGGAAAGGATAATTGAGTATTAGCGAGGTGCTTCGAGTGAGCTCCTCTTGGTCTTACACTAGTCAAAGAGGTTGACTTGGCTAGGTATTTTAGGTGAAGTggaacatataataatataaaacaagtagaaagatattttattttactcaaaaCTTGACATGCATGGTATACGTGAATAGACCATTAAATATTactatcaaatataaaaaagttatgaaaatgtttaattttacACTAATGTAAATAGATATTTctcttcaaaatattttattattatatttttttcattcaacaaaatattatataaagTTTTACATACtaaaaattcatattatttaatttaaactacATTAGTACATTTTTATTTcatagtttaaataaaattaagtttttggtacataattaaattaacttttatATCATGTTGAATTTATAGTCTCAAAAGCTATAAGATTAGTTGACAATATTAAAAAGGAAATCACTATAATCTTTTTCCAATACGGGGATGCTTTGACAACAACACTACACATCCCACCTTTTATCCAACAAAAACAATTTCAAACCACTTAGGGTATTCTCCATCTATTAAGGTaggtttacatatatatatatatatatatttattaaagtgTTAAGAGTGAAtctaatattaactaattttagtaatgattaaaaatatatttgtaaaatgaCCACGGGTGTTAGGTTAGATGGTAAGAGTCTCTCCTATTTTAATAAGTAGTCGAGGGTTCAATTCTTGTTTTGGGTATGGATCAGTTTTAAAACTCGTGGCTAGCATCTATTCCTTAATGGACCTACAAAATGAGAGGATTAATTATTAGGCTTACTCCAATAGATaccttgagaaataaaaaaaattatattatttttagagtATTTTTATCGTTTTACATTCTTACatataaagaattaaaaaaaaactatagttCTCACACTTTTAACTTTaccatttttactaaaaattcatttaagatatacataattttttctcactcaaatcatgtaattttttaatacaatgcCCACCTCTACTTATAACCCATTTTGAATGCTTAAATCGaaaaataaatatacttaaaTATAGTGGTGAAACTAGGGGGTTAGTAGGGGCCTCGGCCtccctaaaataaatttttttcatatggcctatttaaaattagtaaaagtaaaattacacttttacctccttaaaaatataaaaatttaatttaatcctttaaaaattataaatatatagtttattaaaatagtagaattatattttttctattataaaaattacaatttaatttcaacccttaatttttttttttgatttcacCCCTACTTAAATACACTCAAAATTTGCCTCCAAAAGGTTAGAAAAACAACGATGCAATTGAACGGGGAAaacaaatttagataaaaaaacatGTAACcattaaattctaaatatgaTACAAATAACATATCTTAACTAATTAAATTcataagaaaatgaataaaatccGATCGATGGATTTTCCAATAAAAAAGGTTCTAAATAAtgtaaaagagaaagaagaatagTAGGACAATTAGATACTGTTTCTCAGTAGAATTGGACAAAAGATTCATAACCCTACAAAAGTAAATGGAATACAGACTGTTACCAAAAACAACCCACTCAACTAATATCTCCATATCGTATATCGTTCCatcctatttttataatttattttactttaaattttgaaatatttatatatttataatataagtgTAAATGAGTTGATATTATAAATTAATCTGACATCAATTCATacatttttttatgataaatcatattatttaaaattaaagtatatatgaaatttttatcaCTCTACTTACAATAATGACgtaattatttcatattatttttatatttaattattctttttaatCTTAATAGGGTAAATGTGCAAAGTTGCCATAGTACATACACTTAAACTTGCTTCCCCAGTTATATATACGTTCACTCCCCACTCTGTCTCAGCAGCACCTCAACCTTCAAAGCAAATAAAACGTTGAATTATTCACACGAAACAATGAAAACCCACTTTTTTCCCCTGGTTTTCCTCCTCATTTTTTCCTTAGCCCAAGGTCTGAACCCCAAATGTGACATCCAAGACCATGGCTCAAACCTGCAAGTGTTCCATGTTTACAGTCCATGCTCACCCTTGAAACCCTCAAAACCACTCTCATGGGAAGAGGATGTGCTGCAAACGCTAGCCAAGGACCAAGCCAGGGTGCAGTTTTTGTCCAGCCTCGTGGCTAAGAAATCTGTGGTGCCTATAGCTTCAGGCAGGCAGATTGTGCAAAGTCCAACTTACATTGTGAAGGCCAATATTGGAACCCCACCTCAAACCATGCTTATGGCCATGGATACAAGCAGTGATGCTGCTTGGGTGCCTTGCACTGGCTGCATTGGCTGCTCTTCTACTGCTTTTGACTTTGCTAAATCCACCACTTTCAAGACCCTTGGCTGCCAAGCTGCTCAATGCAAGCAGGTAATTAAGCTGCCAAGCTTTCATATATTACCTGCTTAGCCACGCGCTTGGCTGGTTAAGTAATTGTATTTCATCATAAAGTTAGGAAGTCGGTACAATATGAGACATCACAGGTGTTTCGGTGCATCTTTAACGGATACCTTTTTAACATTTGCATCATGTGATAACTTTTTTCAGATGCCAAACCCCACTTGCGGTGGAAGCGCGTGCACATTCAACATGACCTACGGTGGCTCAACCATAGCCGGTAACCTTTCACAGGACACCACAACCTTAGCCACTGACCCAATCCCAAACTACACTTTCGGTTGCCTCCAAAAGACAGCAGGCAGCTCAGTGCCACCACAGGGCGTATTGGGCCTGGGCCGAGGCCCATTATCCCTCCTTTCTCAATCCCAAAATTTGTACCAGTCAACATTTTCATATTGCTTGCCTAGCATTAGGTCACCTAACTTTTCTGGGTCATTGAGACTTGGACCAAGTGGGCAACCTGTGAGGATCAAATACACCCCGTTGCTCAAGAACCCTAGGAGACCCTCACTTTATTACGTCAATTTGATTGGAATTAGGGTTGGAAGAAGGATTGTTGATATCCCACCAAGTGCCATTGCTTTCAATCCTTCCACTGGTGCTGGCACCATTATTGATTCTGGTAACGTGTCTTCGTAATTGGATCAGTCAATTAAATGAATTGAACTAAAGCATTATATGAATTGATTTAACCAGTGTATTCAAATTTAGGTACTGTCTTCACCCGGCTAGTTGAACCAGCCTATGTAGCTGTCCGGGACGCATTCCGGAGACGAGTAAGGGTGGCGAACGTGACATCTCTGGGTGGGTTCGACACATGTTACTCGGTCCCAATCAATGCACCGACCATAACATTTATGTTTTCGGGCATGAACGTGACATTGCCACAAGAGAACCTACTGCTCCACAGCACAGCAGGCAGCATCACATGTCTGGCGATGGCACCGGCACCAGCGCTGAATGTGATCGCCAATATGCAGCAGCAGAACCATAGGGTGGTTTTCGATGTGCCAAATTCGAGGGTGGGGGTCGCCCGTGAGCGATGTTCTTAAAAAGTGTGGGGTCTTTTTCTTCTAACTTTTGGGAAACAGTGTTGGTGTTGATTAAAAGCAGAATATATCTGATTAATAATGAAAGTCAAATTTTTGTAGTTATATATTACTTTGTACTGGAGGCTCTGGTCCTAGTCACGGGCTTTCCCTTACTTTTATTATGTCTTGTTTTTAGGTTTTAATATCCAAAATTTCGAATCCtgttactattattataattgtgcTTTCACACAATCTAGTTTGATATACTAAAATAAGGGTGAAATCCaggttttctatttttctatgaaaaagaataaataaacacTACAACTTTCTACTTGGGCTAGGAGATCTTAGTTCTTGATTTCGGCCTATCAACCTGTTTAAAACGTTCCCTGCTTCAAGAAAGTATCATATTATTTCTTGTTTTCTATATGTTAGATTTATGCATAAATtgattcttttgttaaaaattctgtttatttttattgttaaaggTTTGTCATTGTACGTCACTATAActtcacatgtaattatcttattattCAACtcgtttttaacaatagaaacagataatttttaatagaaagaaccaatttactttttaatctaattataaaattttatttatttattttttgagtaaaaaagaaaaaaaaactaactttTAGTACAAAAATTTATCAAAGTTTTTCACTTTTGTGTGTGTAGACTAGAGTATTTCTAAACTACAATGGGTTTAAGATAAATTTCTATTGACTCGTTAACAATCCTTTCATTATAAAGAAAACAGTAAAATTGTGTCCATAAATCTTTTCTGGATATTCAAATTTGTGTTGTAGTAGGGTTGATTGGTTCAAATTATTGTTTGGAATTTTCATCATTGACTGCTATTTCCCCTTAGTCAAACAACACTTGCTCACGTTACATATGGTTATAATGACTAATACAAAATTAACTACTTTAATTAATATTCTCAGCAACCAAGGATTTAGCATTATAGAAGCTGctgatattataataataattctGCCAATATTATACACAACAGTAAAATATCATATAAAGTTAtgtaaaataacatttaattgaATGTATGTGGTTAAGTAAGCTATCTAACAACCAAATTCCATATACATCCCTGACAACCGTTATATTTACCATGCAGTATACCAAGattattaaaaataatggaaaattataTAAAGCTATgaagatataaaaaatatatatatacatttttttatggaGCTATTTTTGAGattgatcaattttttttaatatcatcAATGTAAACATTAACACCGGATGGGAATATGGTGCCATTGTTGGGAAACCTAAACCTCTCGCCCTCCATCTTAACctaattttggttcatttttttcAATGGTCAACTCACATTAGTGAACAATACAAattctttttcataattttatataattttaataactttacattatttttaataattctttgtaaatttttatatttttcaaaattctattttttaatttttaataattttatattatgtttaacaaattttaataatgttttataatttttgcaatttttatggttttataattttctaaacttctaaactttttataatttttgaaaaattctaacttttttttaaaaaatttttctatttttaataaatttgaatttttaaattttttttattttttgaaaattctaaattttaaaatttttgaaagttgtatcaatgattttataatttttaatgatttttttatgtttccaAAACATTTTTAAGTGAATTTATCTGATTTCACCaacttaagtttaattaatttattacacTCTTTCTATTGAaagttgaattaattattaacttattttacaaggactttttaatatattaaactttctattattaaaacataatgtgaaaAAAAATGCAAGAGTAGGAAAGACCTTGGTGGTTAGTGTCCTCACCAACTTCAATTAAATCATTACCATTACGTTGCAAATTCTATGGTTTCCAATTTCAAGTGTCGAAAATATAAAGACAGACAAGTATCGTCACTCGTCATTACCATTTCCTTTTTTTCATATTTGCAAAACAAACAGTTATCTTTACTCATTTTCCAACTTCCTCTATTCTCATTTCTTCCTCCTGTTTCTTGCAAGAACACAGCCATGTCCTTGCTTGCGGCCCTATCCACTGTACGAGAAGTTGTTGTCTCCACGCTCTTTGATTTTCTGCTTGACAAATTGGGCTGTTTAGTGTTAATACAAATCTTTGGTGAAGAAAATCTTAAACATACGAACGAGACATGAACaacaatttgaaaagaaaataaatataaaaataagataaggtTTCAAGGCGTGTAAATGAGTTTTAAGCAAATGGACCTTGAGAATAAAATTAAGCATTATGACTATTTGCATTTTACACTACAGAGTAATATATAAcaagaaaattaatttctataaagaatttttGCAGTAACTCTTTGTAGAagaatctaataatattagaagaaggaagaaagatagaaagaatttttagaacttgttggtataatttccaaatgaaatctcattcctatttataagaATTCTCATATCTCTTCATAGAAACATATTTCATTATGTGTCTTTTTTGAATAACAGTATCTTTAAAAGAGACATAATTATTCATCTAATATCTCTTAATTAAACATAACCATTcaaataatattgtttgaatagtcATAATTCTTTGTCAATAACCAAAAAGATATAACTTTGGATTAATTACACTTTTTCATTTATAGGTATTGGAATACTATAAATATTGTTGAAAATGTTCCAAGAATCTCcctcaattttcaaaatattttagaatttagtATCATTGGAAatcaaattgcataaataaaggtTTCTTATGATTGAACGTTCACTtaatgaaaacatgttaaagttaatcacatggtagactaagctttgaaccagctattccatttgattaaccaaACACATCTCatacaatgatttcaacattggTTATTGCATAGTATCCAATAACACTATTATGGCTatgtgtctatgtcctcttttcatgaatGTTGTCAGAGCCAAGCCTATGAGCTCTTAGAAGCGGTCACATTTctactcacataggtagatctcATCAAGAGTGTCCTCGTAATTATAACactttaacatatttatgttatgggtatATTAAGAGTatattactcatccttcccttatcattacgggtacctagcatTTTAAATTTAGGATGCATTTATTtataatgatgtactttgtctcattgaattcaagacttgacattataccaagcgttgagtcgagtttccatcatggtaactctaattaatgggcttgTGTCCCAACCCTTTTGAGGTCTTGTTGACtacatctctagcaagactttttgtcaaaggatctatCAAATATttacttgacctcacataattaatagtgatcactcaatcagagattaattgtcggacatagttatgtcttaatccaatatgtctagactttccattatatacttggctatatgcttttactagagtagcctcactatcacaatgaataaaaataggtgaaattggtttAGGctataaaggtacatcataaagcaagtttcttaaccattctgcttctttaaaTGCAGCGGTTAATGCAATAAATTCGgttgccatggtggaatcagtaatacatgtttgtttcttcgAACCTCAAGAAATGGCTcatccaccaagaatgaagatccatccaCTAATACAAGCATGATCTTctaaacttgtaatccaactaccATCTAAATACCCCATTAACAAATAACCAAATGACATATTTGCATATATAttaacaagccaaaatcaaaacATATGAACAAGAACTCTCAAATCACATCACATTAGCCGAATAACATAATACACAATTACATGACATTTATAACCATTAACATAATAACTAAAGTCTACCAAAAtgatgacttgatagtgtgatcgtgctCCGACGCGAttccaaccgatcgagcttccgtTGATCTACAAAATAGACAAAGTAATTACGTAAgtaactagtgcttagtaagcttgtataaaagGAACTTAAACTTACCGAACATAACATGATTAAAACATTTAATCATTGATCACAAATCATATGAATACTTTCTTTTCCTATTCACAACATTCCACATGGTTAGTAAATATACTTAAAAAAGTATAAACCTATGAAACATGGTACATATCAAGAAATGAATTTCAATATACAACAATTCATCAGATGTTCAATTTATTCCCTTTTCAATCCATACTTTTCCTTTTCATATGTTCAATAACATGAACCAATGCATACATACACCTTTTCATTTTATGCCTTAATTTCTATTCAATTACATATATTACATTTTCATTCCATATTTTCAATAACATATCTCATTCCATATATGCACCTTTTCGTTTTAAACTTTAATTGTTTGTTGAACCAAATAGAATAGCATCGGATACTTGGTAAATACTTGTACAAAGTGTGTTTTTACATGTAACTGTAAATGTCTCTATAATGCTCACACGggctgtgaaatgggtctgctcacacgagaTATGGGTTGGGATGTtagctacatgatgctactcACGTGAGCTGTGGAGAATTCACAACAAATGCATGACCTTAACCATCAGTAGGATATCCAGGACTAGCATCCAAAATCGTATagtctctaatgacatgtcatttgtatcctaagaattcttaaggtttgAACGAGACACTTTTATATATCAATCCTTTAACTTCTTCCATTtatataatttcaattatatacatCCATACAActcacatttttcacaaatatttGCCAATTGCATAAACattacaaattaatccaaatcACTAATTAACATGTGtaaattcaataataattaaacaaagtATAACGTTAAATAATCATTCATTCAAATTAGAAATTAACTATTTCaccattatatgaacttacctcgactgaAATGGTTACTAAAACAGAGTCGACAACTAGtcaaaaactttaatttttcctCGATTTAAATCCGATTACGgcatttttttatctaaataataattcaacCCAATTAATACATTTCCAGAATTCTAAAAAGTAGCTTTATGCAGTTAAACTCTTCtattatcaatttaaaaatttacccccaatattttaacttttatataatttagtccatatacCCAAATCTTGCAAATTTATCACTTTTAGCTAAAATTCATATTAGCCAATTTTTACCTAAtcttataacagcccatatttatcatcaaTTCACAATATCTTCCTTGAATTTtcctattttcataaataaatccctaaaccttaaaatcatcaaattttttttaacaaaatatgtcTATTTAATAATCAAGCTTAAcaatctaccataaaacttcaaaaacatatcaaaCTCATCCATGTCATAATCTAtaacttttaacaattttataatttgacCTTCGAATTAGCCAGATTAAGCTAatacaaactcaaaaacataaaaatgactaaaaatgaGACAAATTACGTACCATGCATACAAGACAAAGCTTGGCTGAATGTTTCTTTACTTAACAATGATGGTTtcagcaaacaaaagaaaaaatgaaaatgatgatagcTAATTCCTTATTTGTTTatgttgttaattattaaattacctttttaaccttaataatttaattaataaacgaCAATTCTTtctccataaatgtccactacacatttatatagtttaattacCATCTGAGTCCATTACTTTATCTTTCTTTAACcatttaagctaattaactaataGAATCcacttttgcaacttttacgatttagtcttttttaattaattaactattgaaacgttaaattttttaactaaattttaatatgaccctaataacactccgtaattacggacttggtttatagaaacgaggtcccgatgcctgtttttctaaaaccacttgactttagggataTATCACTTGAATATAATTATtcgttcaaataacataaattatcaaatcaaaatttattataactctatatttgactcgtaaatattaaataataatatttacgaacttgcTTGTGGATTTGTGACCCCTATACCACTGAAAAACGAACTGTTATAAGTAATCTTCAAAGATACAAGAATGAGGAAATTATCATTGGGTATGATAAATTTAGGCTTATTAGTTGTAAGTGTTTGAAGATAGTGATAACTTCTCACTGAAGTAAGCTCCACAGAAGTAAAAAAACTGAACTGCATAAA includes these proteins:
- the LOC107896384 gene encoding aspartyl protease AED3; translated protein: MKTHFFPLVFLLIFSLAQGLNPKCDIQDHGSNLQVFHVYSPCSPLKPSKPLSWEEDVLQTLAKDQARVQFLSSLVAKKSVVPIASGRQIVQSPTYIVKANIGTPPQTMLMAMDTSSDAAWVPCTGCIGCSSTAFDFAKSTTFKTLGCQAAQCKQMPNPTCGGSACTFNMTYGGSTIAGNLSQDTTTLATDPIPNYTFGCLQKTAGSSVPPQGVLGLGRGPLSLLSQSQNLYQSTFSYCLPSIRSPNFSGSLRLGPSGQPVRIKYTPLLKNPRRPSLYYVNLIGIRVGRRIVDIPPSAIAFNPSTGAGTIIDSGTVFTRLVEPAYVAVRDAFRRRVRVANVTSLGGFDTCYSVPINAPTITFMFSGMNVTLPQENLLLHSTAGSITCLAMAPAPALNVIANMQQQNHRVVFDVPNSRVGVARERCS